A genomic window from Pseudogulbenkiania sp. MAI-1 includes:
- a CDS encoding acetyl-CoA C-acyltransferase, translating into MVKQVQEAYIVAVTRTPVGKAPRGMMRHVRPDDMLAHVITGALAQVPTLDPKRISDCVVGCAFPEAEQGLNMARIGVLLAGLPDTVGGITVNRYCSSGINAVQIAADRIRMGEADVVIAAGAESMSMVPMMGNKVSLNPAIFAKDENYAIAYGMGLTAEKVAQQWGVSREDQDAFAVESHRRALAAIDSGAFKNEITPLNVTYRTPDLSTGEVKLVEKVLDTDEGPRRDTSLEGLAKLKTVFDAKGSVTAGNSSQMSDGAGAVILVSEKVLKEFNLTPLGRYVTFSVKGVPPAIMGIGPKEAIPAACQQAGIAQDELKWIELNEAFAAQALAVIRDLELDTSKVNPHGGAIALGHPLGATGAIRTATLVHGMRDQGMKGYGMVTMCIGTGMGAAGILEVF; encoded by the coding sequence ATGGTTAAACAAGTACAGGAAGCTTACATCGTCGCGGTAACGCGCACCCCGGTCGGCAAGGCGCCGCGCGGCATGATGCGCCACGTCCGCCCGGATGACATGCTGGCTCACGTCATCACCGGCGCGCTGGCCCAGGTGCCGACGCTGGACCCGAAGCGGATTTCCGACTGCGTGGTGGGTTGCGCCTTCCCGGAGGCCGAGCAGGGGCTGAACATGGCACGCATCGGCGTGCTGCTGGCAGGCTTGCCGGACACCGTCGGCGGCATCACCGTCAACCGCTACTGCTCGTCCGGCATCAACGCGGTGCAGATTGCCGCCGATCGCATCCGTATGGGTGAGGCCGACGTGGTCATCGCCGCCGGTGCCGAGTCGATGTCGATGGTGCCGATGATGGGCAACAAGGTGTCGCTGAACCCGGCCATCTTCGCCAAGGACGAGAACTACGCCATCGCCTATGGCATGGGGCTGACGGCGGAGAAAGTCGCCCAGCAGTGGGGCGTGTCGCGCGAGGATCAGGATGCCTTCGCGGTGGAGTCGCACCGCCGTGCCCTGGCCGCGATCGATTCGGGTGCCTTCAAGAACGAAATCACCCCGCTGAACGTGACCTACCGCACGCCCGATCTGAGCACCGGTGAGGTGAAGCTGGTCGAGAAGGTGCTGGATACCGATGAAGGTCCGCGCCGGGATACCTCGCTGGAGGGGCTGGCCAAGCTGAAGACGGTGTTCGATGCCAAGGGCTCGGTCACGGCCGGCAACAGCTCGCAGATGTCCGACGGTGCCGGCGCCGTGATTCTGGTGTCGGAAAAGGTGTTGAAGGAATTCAACCTGACGCCGCTGGGCCGTTACGTGACGTTCTCGGTCAAGGGTGTGCCGCCGGCGATCATGGGGATCGGCCCGAAAGAAGCCATTCCGGCGGCCTGCCAGCAGGCCGGCATCGCTCAGGATGAGCTGAAGTGGATCGAGCTGAACGAGGCCTTCGCGGCCCAGGCGCTGGCGGTCATCCGTGATCTGGAGCTGGATACGAGCAAAGTCAACCCCCATGGCGGTGCCATCGCGCTGGGTCATCCGCTCGGCGCCACCGGTGCTATCCGTACCGCCACGCTGGTGCATGGCATGCGCGACCAGGGCATGAAAGGTTACGGCATGGTTACCATGTGTATCGGTACCGGCATGGGCGCGGCGGGCATTCTGGAAGTATTCTGA
- a CDS encoding 3-hydroxyacyl-CoA dehydrogenase/enoyl-CoA hydratase family protein, with translation MSHTKFIVRKVAVLGAGVMGAQIAAHLVNAKVPTVLFDLPAKEGNKNAIALKAIDGLKKLKPSPLASQDVAQYIQPANYDDHLSLLKECDLVIEAIAERMDWKADLYHKVAPYLGEHTIFATNTSGLSINALAESCPEDVRARFCGVHFFNPPRYMHLVEIIPCVGSDAAMLDNLERFLVTTLGKGVVRAKDTPNFVANRIGVFSMLATIANAEKFGIRFDVVDDLTGPRLGRPKSATFRTADVVGLDTFAHVVKTMQDTLPNDPWHPLFKSPEWLQKLIAAGALGAKTKTGIYKKDGKKMFVLDPVKGDYVGSGEKGDDAVKDILKIADPAQKFRKLRESSHPQAQFLWACFRDVFHYIGFHLGDIANCARDVDFAIRWGFGWNVGPFETWQAAGWQQVAQWIDEDIKAGKALASAALPAWVLETDRAGVHFANGSYDAAAARLVGRSTLDVYQRQLAPAKVLGEVSAPLGETVFENDGVRAFTTGDEILVVSFKSKAHAIGPDVIEGLNQAIDIAEARFKGLVIWQTEEPFSVGADLQSMLPAFMMGDWDSINTMVSRFQATSMRLRYSQIPTVAATQGYAFGGGCEFAMHCDRVVAALESYVGLVEVGVGLLPGGGGCKEFALRASQEAKGDVLAALKDYFMAIATAKVATSAVEAQEIGYFRKGDIVVFNAYELLYVAKQQALAMAESGYRPPLKVKSFPVAGRSGAASIKGQLVNMLEGHFISEHDFTIASLIADVMTGGDVEPGTEVDEQWILDLERKAFMQLLKNSKTQDRIANMLTTGKPLRN, from the coding sequence ATGTCTCACACCAAATTCATTGTGCGCAAGGTGGCCGTGCTCGGCGCCGGCGTCATGGGCGCGCAAATCGCCGCCCACCTGGTCAATGCCAAGGTGCCGACGGTCCTGTTCGACCTGCCGGCCAAGGAGGGGAACAAGAACGCCATCGCCCTCAAGGCCATCGACGGGCTGAAGAAGCTCAAGCCGTCCCCGCTGGCATCGCAGGACGTGGCGCAATACATCCAGCCCGCCAACTACGATGACCATCTGTCTCTGCTGAAAGAGTGCGATCTGGTGATCGAAGCTATCGCCGAGCGCATGGACTGGAAAGCCGATTTGTACCACAAGGTGGCTCCGTATCTCGGCGAACACACCATTTTCGCCACCAATACTTCCGGCCTGTCGATCAACGCCCTGGCCGAAAGCTGCCCGGAGGACGTGCGTGCCCGTTTCTGCGGTGTGCACTTCTTCAATCCGCCGCGCTACATGCACCTGGTCGAGATCATCCCGTGCGTGGGCTCCGATGCCGCCATGCTCGACAATCTCGAGCGCTTCCTGGTCACCACCTTGGGCAAGGGCGTGGTGCGGGCCAAGGATACCCCGAACTTCGTCGCCAACCGCATCGGCGTGTTCTCGATGCTGGCCACCATCGCCAACGCCGAGAAATTCGGCATCCGCTTCGACGTGGTCGACGACCTGACCGGCCCGCGCTTGGGGCGGCCCAAATCGGCCACCTTCCGCACCGCCGACGTGGTCGGGCTCGATACCTTCGCCCACGTGGTCAAGACCATGCAGGACACCCTGCCCAACGACCCGTGGCATCCGCTGTTCAAGTCGCCCGAGTGGCTGCAGAAGCTGATCGCCGCCGGCGCTCTGGGGGCCAAGACCAAGACCGGCATCTACAAGAAAGACGGCAAGAAGATGTTCGTGCTCGACCCGGTCAAGGGCGACTACGTGGGATCGGGCGAGAAGGGCGACGACGCCGTCAAGGACATCCTGAAGATTGCCGACCCGGCACAAAAATTCCGCAAGCTGCGCGAGAGCAGCCACCCGCAGGCGCAGTTCCTGTGGGCCTGCTTCCGCGACGTGTTCCACTACATCGGCTTCCATCTGGGGGATATCGCCAACTGCGCGCGCGACGTCGACTTTGCCATCCGCTGGGGCTTCGGCTGGAACGTCGGTCCGTTCGAGACCTGGCAGGCGGCAGGCTGGCAGCAGGTGGCGCAGTGGATCGACGAAGACATCAAGGCAGGCAAGGCACTGGCTTCGGCCGCGCTGCCGGCCTGGGTGCTGGAAACCGACCGTGCCGGCGTGCACTTCGCCAATGGTTCCTACGATGCGGCGGCAGCCCGACTGGTCGGCCGTTCCACGCTGGACGTCTACCAGCGCCAACTCGCTCCGGCCAAGGTGCTGGGTGAGGTTTCCGCACCGCTGGGCGAGACCGTGTTCGAAAACGACGGGGTGCGTGCCTTCACCACCGGCGACGAGATCCTGGTGGTGTCGTTCAAGTCCAAGGCCCACGCCATCGGCCCGGATGTGATCGAAGGTCTCAACCAGGCCATCGACATTGCCGAAGCCCGCTTTAAGGGCCTGGTGATCTGGCAGACCGAAGAGCCGTTCTCGGTCGGGGCGGACCTGCAATCGATGCTGCCGGCCTTCATGATGGGCGACTGGGACAGCATCAACACCATGGTCAGCCGCTTCCAGGCCACCTCGATGCGTCTGCGCTACAGCCAGATTCCGACCGTCGCGGCGACCCAGGGTTACGCATTCGGCGGCGGTTGCGAATTCGCCATGCACTGCGACCGTGTGGTGGCGGCGTTGGAATCCTATGTCGGTCTGGTGGAAGTGGGCGTGGGCCTGCTGCCGGGTGGTGGCGGCTGCAAGGAGTTCGCGCTGCGGGCTTCCCAGGAAGCCAAGGGCGATGTGCTGGCGGCGCTGAAAGATTACTTCATGGCCATCGCCACCGCCAAGGTCGCCACCAGTGCGGTCGAGGCGCAGGAGATCGGCTATTTCCGCAAGGGCGATATCGTGGTGTTCAACGCCTACGAACTGCTCTACGTCGCCAAGCAGCAGGCGCTGGCCATGGCCGAGTCGGGCTATCGTCCGCCGCTCAAGGTCAAGAGCTTCCCGGTGGCCGGCCGCAGCGGAGCGGCATCGATCAAGGGACAACTGGTCAACATGCTGGAAGGGCATTTCATCAGCGAGCACGACTTCACCATTGCCTCGCTGATCGCCGACGTGATGACGGGCGGCGACGTCGAGCCGGGTACCGAGGTCGACGAACAATGGATTCTCGATCTGGAGCGCAAGGCATTCATGCAGCTCCTGAAGAACTCCAAGACCCAGGATCGCATCGCCAACATGCTGACCACTGGCAAGCCGCTGCGCAACTGA
- a CDS encoding OmpP1/FadL family transporter, producing the protein MKLKSLSFSVMVGLTFGLSAQAVMASGYHFGTQSVSSQATANASAAEAADASTVFYNAAGMTHLEGTNFSGALNLVFPDVEYSNAKGSYPGNGPIAGQTSGKITDDVVAVPHLYLTHKLNDRVALGLGVYVPFASETEYQRNSVLRYNVNQTGLKTIDINPTIAFKVNEQHSLAAGLIAQYAKASLRQYANFGAFYALMGVPGAGNGTHDGYAEVEGDDWGYGFNLAWLWDVSDTTRIGLNYRSKVEHTLSGTAKWTKQPPAGAATALNNAPFNYKDSEGAKVDIVTPESLSLHGMHKLDPKWTLFGDVTWTRHSRFDTAVVEYENTKRVAGGFSNKTILTPRWEDTYKVALGASYQWSDPLQLRFGVAYDQSPVPDDNHRLSTIPDNDRYWFSVGGKYDLSKNSSVNLAYSYIYIKDAKANLNGYCGGADAGSVTCVSSKTSASADYNSHAQIVGVQYNYRF; encoded by the coding sequence ATGAAACTCAAGAGTCTCAGCTTTTCCGTGATGGTTGGTCTGACTTTTGGCCTGTCGGCCCAGGCGGTCATGGCTTCGGGTTACCATTTCGGCACCCAGTCGGTGAGTTCCCAGGCCACAGCCAATGCCAGTGCGGCAGAAGCCGCTGATGCCTCCACCGTTTTCTATAACGCGGCAGGCATGACTCACCTCGAGGGGACCAACTTTTCCGGTGCCCTGAATCTGGTTTTCCCGGATGTGGAATACAGCAATGCCAAGGGCAGTTATCCCGGTAATGGGCCTATTGCTGGGCAGACGAGTGGCAAGATAACCGACGATGTCGTCGCCGTCCCCCATCTCTACCTGACCCACAAGCTGAACGACCGAGTAGCGCTCGGTCTCGGCGTCTACGTGCCGTTTGCCTCGGAAACCGAGTACCAGCGTAATTCCGTGCTGCGTTACAACGTGAACCAGACCGGCCTCAAGACCATCGACATCAACCCGACCATCGCTTTTAAGGTAAATGAGCAGCACTCTCTGGCGGCCGGTTTGATAGCCCAGTATGCCAAGGCATCGCTGCGTCAATATGCCAACTTCGGGGCTTTCTACGCCTTGATGGGGGTGCCTGGTGCCGGGAACGGTACGCACGATGGCTACGCAGAGGTCGAGGGGGACGATTGGGGCTATGGCTTCAATCTGGCTTGGCTCTGGGATGTTAGCGACACCACCCGCATCGGCCTGAACTACCGCTCTAAGGTTGAGCACACCCTATCGGGTACCGCCAAGTGGACCAAGCAGCCGCCGGCGGGGGCAGCTACCGCGCTGAACAACGCCCCCTTCAATTACAAGGATTCCGAGGGAGCCAAGGTCGACATCGTGACGCCGGAGTCCTTATCGCTGCACGGCATGCACAAGCTGGATCCGAAGTGGACCCTGTTCGGCGACGTGACCTGGACCCGCCACTCGCGTTTCGATACGGCGGTGGTCGAGTACGAAAACACCAAAAGGGTTGCGGGAGGTTTCAGCAACAAGACCATCCTGACTCCTCGTTGGGAAGATACCTACAAGGTGGCGCTGGGGGCCTCCTATCAGTGGAGCGATCCGCTGCAGCTGCGCTTCGGCGTCGCTTATGACCAGTCGCCGGTGCCGGACGATAACCACCGCCTGTCCACCATTCCGGACAACGACCGTTACTGGTTCTCGGTGGGCGGCAAGTACGACCTGAGCAAAAACAGTTCGGTGAACCTGGCCTACAGCTATATCTACATCAAAGATGCCAAGGCCAATCTGAATGGTTACTGTGGCGGAGCAGATGCTGGCTCGGTCACCTGCGTATCGAGCAAGACCTCCGCTTCGGCCGACTACAACAGCCACGCCCAGATCGTCGGCGTGCAGTACAACTACCGCTTCTAA
- a CDS encoding acyl-CoA thioesterase, producing the protein MNTSQARIPTLRVRALPSSTNAYGQVQAGWLMGQIDMAGSMVAERLSKGPVTTVAVNAFQFAAPILVGDTVSLYVDTLRIGQKSMTFKIGVLSERLQGEEVMVTEVIVTFVAIDGSGKSRLLSQAG; encoded by the coding sequence ATGAACACTTCCCAAGCCCGTATCCCGACGCTGCGAGTCCGGGCCCTGCCTTCCAGCACCAACGCCTACGGACAGGTGCAGGCCGGGTGGTTGATGGGGCAGATCGACATGGCCGGCAGCATGGTCGCCGAGCGCTTGTCGAAAGGCCCGGTGACCACTGTCGCGGTCAATGCCTTCCAGTTTGCCGCGCCGATCCTGGTCGGCGATACCGTTAGTCTGTACGTGGATACGCTGCGTATCGGCCAGAAGTCGATGACGTTCAAGATCGGTGTGCTGTCGGAACGCCTGCAGGGGGAGGAGGTGATGGTGACCGAGGTCATCGTCACTTTCGTTGCCATCGATGGCTCCGGTAAGTCGCGCCTGTTGTCCCAAGCCGGCTGA
- a CDS encoding acyl-CoA dehydrogenase gives MISAILLVALVGVLAYFRAPVLAWTAGLAGWLLVVQFGLGLPVTATLWGLFAALALVLNVTRLRRAVFTGPVFRVFKKITPAMSQTEQEAINAGTVWWDRDLFSGKPDWQRLLSYPAPALTPEEQAFLDGPTEELCRMIDDWQITHEVKDLPPPVWQFIKDNGFLGMIIKKQYGGLEFSNYAHAKVVTKIATRGGTAAVTVMVPNSLGPGELLQHYGTTEQKNYYLPRLAKGQEIPCFALTSPHAGSDAGSIPDYGVVCRGSCTDPRTGERHENVLGIRVSWEKRWITLAPVATILGLAFKLYDPDHLLGDKEEIGITCALVPTSHAGVVIGRRHWPGGSAFMNGPTWGKDVFIPLEWIIGGPEYAGQGWRMLVECLSVGRCISLPAMSVASGKLATYVTGAYARIRDQFGLPIGKFEGVDEAMARIGGHTYQMEASQDLALTGLDMGEKPSVLSAVLKYHNTERMRKTLNDAMDIHGGKAVVLGPRNYLARAYQSIPIAITVEGANILTRSMIIYGQGAIRCHPFVLREMRAAMADDGKEFDLAITGHINFVISNVVRSLWLGLSGARLVHAPVSGERARYYRQLTRFSSAFALLSDMAMFSLGGTLKFREKLSARLGDMLSNLYIASACLKRFERDGAPPEDLPLLQWAVENALYDVQQAMDGFLANLPKRGLSAVIRRVIFPWGLTLKPASDKTGTKVARAMMEEGGTRARLTQGMYIPQDERDAVGVLAPALRSILETETIENTLRKWARDGRFISITARERLAEALQAGLITQAEFDAVTRARKLKRDVIMVDDFDATLSHHDEALLERLIF, from the coding sequence ATGATATCTGCCATTCTTCTTGTCGCGCTGGTTGGGGTGCTGGCGTATTTTCGTGCTCCGGTCCTGGCGTGGACCGCCGGTTTGGCCGGCTGGCTGCTGGTCGTGCAATTCGGGCTGGGTCTTCCGGTCACGGCCACGCTGTGGGGGCTGTTCGCCGCCCTGGCGCTGGTGCTGAATGTCACGCGGCTGCGCCGAGCCGTGTTCACCGGCCCGGTGTTCCGGGTATTCAAAAAAATTACGCCGGCGATGTCGCAGACCGAGCAGGAGGCGATCAACGCCGGCACGGTCTGGTGGGATCGCGATCTGTTTTCCGGCAAGCCGGACTGGCAGCGGTTGCTGTCCTACCCGGCCCCGGCGCTGACGCCGGAAGAGCAGGCGTTTCTGGATGGGCCGACCGAAGAGCTGTGTCGCATGATCGACGACTGGCAGATCACCCATGAGGTGAAGGATTTGCCACCGCCGGTATGGCAGTTCATCAAGGACAACGGCTTCCTGGGCATGATCATCAAGAAACAGTACGGCGGCCTGGAATTCTCCAACTATGCCCACGCCAAGGTGGTGACCAAGATCGCCACGCGCGGCGGTACCGCGGCCGTGACGGTCATGGTGCCCAACTCGTTGGGACCGGGAGAACTGCTGCAGCATTACGGCACGACGGAACAAAAGAATTACTACCTGCCGCGCCTGGCCAAGGGACAGGAAATCCCGTGCTTTGCCCTGACCAGCCCGCATGCCGGTTCGGACGCCGGCAGCATCCCCGACTACGGCGTGGTGTGCCGCGGCTCCTGTACGGATCCACGCACCGGCGAGCGCCACGAGAATGTGCTGGGCATCCGCGTGAGCTGGGAAAAGCGCTGGATCACCCTGGCGCCGGTGGCGACCATCCTGGGTCTGGCATTCAAACTGTATGACCCGGATCATCTGCTGGGCGACAAGGAAGAAATCGGTATTACCTGCGCCCTGGTGCCGACCTCGCACGCAGGCGTGGTGATCGGGCGTCGCCATTGGCCGGGCGGCTCGGCCTTCATGAATGGTCCGACCTGGGGCAAGGACGTGTTCATCCCGCTGGAGTGGATCATCGGCGGACCGGAATACGCCGGGCAGGGCTGGCGCATGCTGGTGGAGTGCCTGTCGGTGGGGCGCTGCATCTCGCTGCCGGCCATGTCCGTCGCTTCGGGCAAGCTCGCGACCTACGTGACCGGCGCCTATGCCCGCATCCGTGACCAGTTCGGCCTGCCCATCGGCAAGTTCGAAGGGGTGGACGAGGCCATGGCGCGCATCGGGGGGCACACCTATCAGATGGAAGCGTCGCAGGACCTGGCGCTGACCGGCCTCGACATGGGCGAGAAGCCCTCGGTGCTGTCTGCCGTGCTGAAGTACCACAACACCGAGCGCATGCGCAAAACGTTGAACGACGCGATGGATATCCACGGCGGCAAGGCCGTGGTGCTGGGGCCGCGCAACTACCTGGCCCGGGCCTACCAGTCGATCCCGATCGCCATCACGGTGGAGGGGGCCAACATCCTGACCCGCTCGATGATCATCTACGGTCAGGGCGCCATCCGCTGCCACCCTTTCGTGTTGCGTGAGATGCGTGCGGCCATGGCCGATGATGGCAAGGAATTCGATCTGGCCATCACCGGGCATATCAATTTCGTCATCAGCAACGTCGTGCGTTCCCTGTGGCTGGGGCTCTCCGGTGCCAGGCTGGTGCACGCGCCCGTCTCGGGTGAGAGGGCCCGTTACTACAGGCAGTTGACCCGCTTCTCCAGTGCCTTTGCCTTGCTGTCGGACATGGCCATGTTCAGTCTTGGCGGCACGCTGAAGTTCCGCGAGAAGCTGTCTGCCCGGCTCGGCGACATGCTGTCCAACCTGTATATCGCCTCGGCCTGCCTGAAGCGCTTCGAGCGCGACGGGGCGCCACCGGAAGACCTGCCGCTGCTGCAGTGGGCGGTGGAGAATGCGCTGTACGATGTGCAGCAGGCAATGGACGGCTTCCTGGCGAACCTGCCGAAGCGCGGGCTGTCGGCCGTGATACGCCGGGTGATCTTCCCCTGGGGGCTGACGCTCAAGCCGGCCAGCGACAAGACGGGCACGAAAGTGGCCCGCGCCATGATGGAAGAGGGTGGAACTCGCGCGCGGTTGACCCAGGGGATGTACATACCTCAGGACGAGCGCGATGCGGTCGGTGTGCTCGCTCCGGCGCTGCGGTCGATCCTGGAGACCGAAACCATCGAGAATACGCTGCGAAAGTGGGCCCGCGATGGCCGCTTCATCTCGATCACGGCACGCGAAAGATTGGCCGAGGCCCTGCAGGCCGGCTTGATCACTCAGGCCGAGTTCGATGCCGTGACGCGTGCCCGCAAGCTCAAGCGTGATGTCATAATGGTCGATGATTTCGATGCCACGCTGAGCCACCATGACGAGGCCCTGCTCGAGCGCCTGATTTTCTGA
- a CDS encoding TetR/AcrR family transcriptional regulator, with protein sequence MEASKPDTATRIQDVAERLFVEHGFEATSLRMITQQAEVNLAAVNYHFGSKDALFESVFMRRLAPLISGCLAELDDLEQQGGKLTAEDLVKSFIRPCLALSKDPSRGGALFVRLLSRTLVENHRQLREVISQQYSVFVQRYSVAFQKALPELGMEELAWRMHFAFSVMFNAFAGNDVLKIFVRSQIVSARDPDMIVKHLVPFVVAGLTSPA encoded by the coding sequence ATGGAAGCGAGCAAACCCGATACGGCAACACGGATCCAGGATGTGGCCGAACGGCTGTTCGTCGAGCACGGCTTCGAGGCCACCTCGCTGCGCATGATCACGCAACAGGCCGAAGTCAACCTGGCTGCGGTGAACTACCATTTCGGTTCCAAGGACGCGCTGTTCGAATCGGTGTTCATGCGCCGGCTCGCCCCGCTGATTTCAGGCTGTCTGGCCGAGCTGGACGATCTGGAGCAGCAGGGCGGAAAGCTGACGGCCGAGGACCTCGTCAAGTCGTTCATCCGGCCCTGTCTCGCCTTGTCCAAAGATCCGTCCCGCGGCGGGGCGCTATTCGTCCGCCTGCTGTCGCGCACACTGGTGGAAAACCACCGCCAACTGCGCGAGGTCATCTCCCAGCAATACAGCGTGTTCGTCCAGCGCTACTCGGTAGCCTTCCAGAAGGCCCTGCCGGAGTTAGGCATGGAGGAATTGGCGTGGAGGATGCATTTCGCATTCAGCGTCATGTTCAACGCCTTCGCCGGTAACGATGTGCTGAAGATTTTCGTCCGCAGTCAGATCGTCTCCGCGCGTGACCCGGACATGATCGTCAAGCATCTGGTGCCGTTTGTCGTTGCCGGGTTGACCTCGCCTGCCTGA
- a CDS encoding O-succinylhomoserine sulfhydrylase: protein MTEKNNPLSLHPETLAIRAGLDVSEFHEHSQGLYLTSSFTFDTAEEGAAMFIGQKPGYIYSRFTNPTVNAFQERLAALEGGERSIATASGMAAIQACMMALLKAGDHIVASQSLFGSTINLFSGTLSKFGIETTFVDAADLQAWRDAIKPNTRLFFLETPSNPLTEVADIAAIADIAHESDALLVVDNCFCSPALQQPLKLGADLVVHSATKYLDGHGRVLGGAVVGSDALIEQIYLHVRTAGPSLAAFNAWVLLSGMETLFIRMEKQCTTALELARWLEAHPAVERVFYPGLASHPQHELAMRQQKLGGAVVSFVVKGGREAAWQLVDAVKVISRTANLGDVKSTITHPASTTHARITQEAREKAGIVEGLLRVAVGLEHVEDLKNDIARGL, encoded by the coding sequence ATGACTGAAAAGAACAATCCCCTTTCCCTGCATCCTGAGACGCTGGCTATTCGCGCCGGGCTGGACGTCAGTGAATTTCATGAGCACAGCCAGGGGCTGTACCTGACCTCCAGTTTCACTTTCGATACCGCAGAAGAGGGGGCGGCGATGTTCATCGGGCAAAAGCCCGGCTACATCTACTCCCGTTTCACCAACCCCACGGTGAATGCATTTCAGGAACGTCTGGCGGCCCTGGAGGGCGGTGAGCGCTCCATCGCCACGGCAAGCGGCATGGCCGCGATCCAGGCGTGCATGATGGCCCTGCTCAAGGCGGGTGACCACATTGTCGCTTCGCAGAGCCTGTTCGGCTCCACCATCAACCTGTTCTCCGGCACCCTGTCCAAGTTCGGCATCGAGACCACCTTCGTCGATGCCGCCGACCTGCAGGCATGGCGCGACGCGATCAAACCGAACACCAGGCTGTTCTTCCTGGAAACGCCGTCCAACCCGCTGACCGAGGTGGCGGACATCGCCGCCATCGCAGACATCGCTCACGAGAGCGATGCGCTCCTGGTGGTCGATAATTGTTTCTGCTCGCCGGCCCTGCAGCAGCCGCTCAAGCTGGGTGCCGATCTGGTGGTGCACTCCGCTACCAAATACCTGGATGGCCATGGCCGGGTGCTGGGAGGGGCCGTGGTGGGAAGCGATGCCCTGATCGAGCAGATCTACCTGCATGTCCGCACGGCCGGCCCTTCCCTAGCCGCGTTCAATGCCTGGGTGCTGCTGTCCGGCATGGAGACGCTGTTCATCCGCATGGAAAAGCAGTGCACCACCGCGCTCGAACTGGCGCGCTGGCTGGAGGCGCATCCCGCCGTCGAGCGGGTGTTCTATCCCGGGCTCGCCAGCCATCCCCAGCATGAGCTGGCGATGCGCCAGCAAAAGCTGGGTGGCGCGGTCGTGTCCTTCGTGGTAAAGGGCGGGCGCGAGGCGGCATGGCAGCTGGTCGATGCGGTGAAAGTCATTTCCCGTACCGCCAACCTGGGTGACGTCAAGAGCACCATCACTCATCCGGCCTCGACGACCCATGCGCGCATCACGCAGGAAGCCCGCGAGAAAGCCGGCATCGTCGAAGGACTGTTGCGTGTAGCGGTCGGCCTGGAGCACGTCGAGGATCTGAAAAACGACATCGCACGCGGTCTCTGA